The following are encoded together in the Argopecten irradians isolate NY chromosome 5, Ai_NY, whole genome shotgun sequence genome:
- the LOC138323668 gene encoding L-threonyl-[L-threonyl-carrier protein] 4-chlorinase-like, which yields MDNLNKIELAESYKQNGYILKSDILTKEETDHCLKGFLDYENRLGGKVTGSYRFKAHLLLPWLYDLVTHPKVIDLVCQLLGPDIVCWSTDMFPKDPGTGKSCGWHQDSTYIGMDPPDALTVWVALTDSNIENGCVEFSSKSHLNGQVDHTNTMSEKSMLLYGQEIPVEVDKSTVVQAELTAGQASVHHVMTVHSSGPNNSDRRRIGVALRYCGAYVKQKAEIGDSVTHVCGKDHGNFTLEPRPSEVFGEKEVLAHQKACGPVGPQDLIAVK from the exons ATGGACAATCTGAACAAGATAGAATTGGCAGAAAGTTACAAACAAAATGGCTATATATTGAAATCTGACATACTAACTAAAGAAGAAACTGACCATTGTTTGAAAGGCTTTCTGGACTATGAGAACCGTTTAGGAGGAAAAGTAACAGGATCCTATAGATTTAAAGCCCATCTTTTGTTGCCATGGTTATATGACCTTGTGACCCATCCCAAGGTCATCGATCTTGTTTGTCAGCTTCTTG GTCCTGATATCGTCTGCTGGTCCACAGACATGTTTCCTAAGGACCCAGGTACTGGGAAGTCATGTGGCTGGCACCAAGACTCAACTTATATTG gTATGGATCCCCCTGATGCCCTAACTGTGTGGGTAGCCCTTACAGATTCTAACATAGAAAATGGTTGTGTGGAATTCTCCTCCAAAAGTCATCTCAAT GGGCAAGTTGACCACACCAACACAATGTCTGAAAAATCCATGCTGCTTTATGGTCAAGAGATTCCTGTTGAGGTAGACAAATCTACCGTTGTCCAAGCAGAACTGACCGCTGGACAAGCATCAGTCCACCATGTGATGACCGTCCACTCCTCTGGTCCCAACAACA GTGATAGACGTCGGATAGGTGTAGCCTTACGATACTGTGGTGCCTATGTGAAACAGAAAGCTGAAATTGGAGACTCTGTCACACATGTATGTGGGAAGGATCACGGAAACTTTACCCTGGAGCCACGACCATCTGAGGTTTTTGGTGAAAAGGAGGTCCTTGCTCATCAGAAAGCTTGCGGTCCAGTTGGTCCCCAGGACTTGATAGCGGTCAAGTAA
- the LOC138323667 gene encoding programmed cell death protein 6-like produces MSWGQQPGQYGGYGQPQQQYGAPPPRGPSPGYGAPPPGSAPPGYASAPPPQHQQPPGYGQQGPPPQQYGQQQQQFGGYQQPGQPPMYGQPAGYGGGAPPPPAQYNPPPPGVSQELWHWFQAVDQDRSGKITAVELRQALMNGNSSPFNPETCRIMIGMFDKDKSGTIDAQEFAALWKYVQDWKGCFDKFDTDRSGNIDERELNTAFQTFGYRLSPQFCSIVIRTFDKRGMRTINFDDFIQACVMLKTLTDKFRVKDTQQRGVINISYEDFLEMVLDNTLLSVK; encoded by the exons ATGTCTTGGGGACAGCAGCCTGGTCAATAC gGTGGATATGGTCAGCCACAACAACAATATGGTGCCCCACCACCAAGAGGTCCATCTCCAGGCTATGGAGCCCCACCCCCAGGGTCTGCTCCCCCTGGGTATGCCTCAGCGCCTCCTCCTCAACATCAACAGCCTCCTGGCTACGGTCAACAGGGACCACCTCCTCAACAGTATGGACAGCAACAGCAGCAGTTTGGAGGGTACCAGCAGCCTGGACAGCCTCCTATGTATGGTCAGCCCGCAGGGTATGGGGGAGGGGCACCACCACCACCAGCTCAGTATAACCCACCCCCACCAGGGGTTAGCCAAGAACTGTGGCACTGGTTTCAG GCAGTTGACCAGGACAGGAGTGGTAAGATCACTGCTGTGGAACTGAGACAGGCGCTCATGAATGGTAACTCCTCACCATTTAACCCAGAAACCTGTAGAATCATGATTGGAATGTTTGATAAAGACAA GAGTGGAACGATAGATGCACAGGAATTTGCTGCCCTTTGGAAATACGTTCAAGACTGGAAAGGCTGTTTTGACAA aTTTGACACAGACAGATCAGGAAACATTGACGAGAGGGAACTCAACACAGCCTTCCAGACGTTTGGATATCGACT ATCACCACAATTTTGCAGCATTGTCATTCGAACATTCGACAAACGAGGTATGCGGACAataaattttgatgattttatccAAGCTTGTGTAATGCTTAAAACATTGACAGACAAATTCCGTGTGAAGGATACCCAACAGCGAGGAGTGATCAACATTAGCTATGAGGAT TTCTTGGAAATGGTCTTGGATAATACACTTTTGAGTGTGAAGTAA